One region of Macadamia integrifolia cultivar HAES 741 chromosome 11, SCU_Mint_v3, whole genome shotgun sequence genomic DNA includes:
- the LOC122093369 gene encoding protein DMP9-like, translating to MSSLSAKNNDKGDSTKVDDVENQEQEGTKGMDRKPSEIYAPMKQTPSKTSVLVNFLPTGTLLIFNMLIAPISENGKCDTVNFTMMNILIALCVISCFFFQLVDSYQVGKTVYHGIVTKKGLLLFNSDLEKRYKEGKEYTLKATDLIHAIMSVFVFAVFALSDKRVRDCLLPAHEAVISEVMKTLPLIVSIACSGLVLIFPDTRFGVGMLG from the coding sequence ATGTCTTCACTATCAGCAAAGAACAATGATAAGGGTGACTCCACAAAAGTGGATGATGTGGAAAACCAAGAACAAGAGGGAACAAAAGGAATGGACAGAAAACCATCTGAGATTTATGCACCAATGAAGCAAACACCATCAAAGACCTCTGTGCTTGTTAATTTTCTCCCCACTGGAACTCTCTTGATCTTCAACATGCTTATTGCACCAATATCTGAAAATGGAAAATGCGATACGGTGAACTTTACAATGATGAACATTCTCATAGCTCTCTGTGTTATCTCCTGCTTCTTTTTTCAACTTGTAGATAGTTATCAAGTTGGCAAGACAGTATACCATGGAATTGTGACTAAAAAAGGGTTGCTATTATTCAACTCTGATCTTGAGAAAAGATATAAAGAGGGAAAAGAGTACACCCTAAAGGCCACAGATTTGATCCATGCAATCATGTCTGTTTTTGTATTTGCAGTGTTTGCATTATCTGATAAGCGTGTAAGGGATTGTTTGTTACCTGCACATGAAGCTGTAATTTCTGAAGTGATGAAGACTTTGCCTCTAATTGTGAGTATTGCTTGTAGTGGCCTGGTTCTCATCTTTCCTGACACTCGCTTCGGTGTAGGGATGCTTGGGTGA